DNA sequence from the Flavobacteriales bacterium genome:
TTCGTTTGTTTTTTAGGTATTAAAAAAGAGATAAACATCAATGAGAATAAAACAATCTTATTTTTGGATAAGTGTATTCCATTGAATAAAAATTCTCCAGCCATTGAAGCAGATTGTGTATTATGATTTGTGTTTTTTGTGTAATAATTTAGGTATTCCTCAAATCCGCCAAATTTGAAAAATATCCAAGCTAATACAGGAATTCCAAACCAAAATCCCAGATTGATCACTTCTTTCCAGTTTTTATGAACAAATAAATCTTTGAGGATAACAAAGAAAAATGGAATAAATAAAATGGCTGTTCTTGGCGTAGTGAGATATGCACAGGAGATACAGAGACCTATTAAAATATAGTGCAATAATGTTTTTGTATTTTTACTATACAAGACATAGGCAATTACTGAAAATAATAATCCGAGAGCTTCCATTCTACCAGAAACAGCATTTTCAAACCCTGCATTCCCTAAAAACAAGGCAAAGGGAATCAAATAGAGCATCTTTTTTCTAGAATGATGTTTTCTTATTTGATTAAACAGAACCAAAACAACACCGAAAAATGCCAAATAATTCGTTAATCGAAACCAAAATGGAGAAAGTTCACCGATTTGAGTAATAAAAGAAGTTAAATAAAAATAAATGGGACCATATGTTACTATTTCAGCTCCCTGGGTAGAAAGAAAATCTCCTTGAGAGTAGAGACCATGTCCATTCATTAGGTGGTAAGTGATTTCTGCAAAATATACTTCATCAAACCAAATCAGCTTGAAATTTGCCAGTAGAAATAATCCAAAAATGAATAGAAGTCCAAATATTATTTTATATTTCATTCTTTTGTTACAAAATTAAAGTGGTAAAAATAGTACATATTTTACTTTGTTCAAATGAAACCTATTTTTTCTTTTGAAATTTCATTGTCTTTTTTTAGAACATATATTCTCTGTATATAGAAAACCAAGTAAATTGAAAGATATACTGGTAAAGTCGCATACAATTTTGGAACTTGAATTCTGAATTCAAGTTTCTAATACATGATCATTCAATTTTTCAATTCTTTCTTTTCAATTTCGTTTGATATGATTTTAATAAAAGAAATATTGCTTTAAGTTTATGTTATACTTTTTTGTTGAAAAAAGAGAAAATTATTCAACTAAACGAGTCGATTCTTCTGATGGTCTAAAAGAAGAAAAGTTGGCATAGGGAATGGAGCGAGATATGATAAATTAAATTGAGAAAAAAAGTTTTTTTTGGCTTGGGAAATGTTGAAAAAATATTATTTTTGTAAACAATTGGTTATTTTGTTATTTATAAATGATTGATAATCAATTGTTGTTATGATTATTTTTGTAAACTTTTTAAAACTATTAATTATTCATTATTAGCATACTATAAATGTGATATTGGAATACAAACGAATAAACTGATGGAACAAACAACTACTCAAGTGGAAAAGAAAACTTACTCACAAGAGGAGGCTATTCAAGCTTCCTTACGCTATTTTAAAGGGGATGAATTAGCTGCTCAAGTTTGGGTGAATAAATACGCTCTAAAAGATTCCGATGGGAATATTTATGAGAAAGATCCTAACGATATGCATTGGAGAATAGCCAATGAAATTGCCAGAATTGAAGAAAAATATAAAAACCCTTTAACGGCACAAGAAATTTTCAATCATATTAAAGATTTCAAATATATTGTACCACAAGGTAGCCCCATGACAGGAATTGGGAATAATTTTCAGATTGCCTCTCTTTCTAACTGTTTTGTTATTGGAAATGATTCAGAATCGGATTCTTATGGTGGAATCATGAAGCTTGATCAAGAGCAGGTACAACTGATGAAAAGACGTGGAGGAGTAGGGCATGATCTATCACATATTCGCCCAAAAGGATCTCCTGTAAAAAATTCTGCCTTAACATCTACAGGTGTTGTACCATTTATGGAGCGTTATTCAAACTCTACAAGAGAGGTGGCTCAAGATGGAAGAAGAGGTGCTTTGATGCTTTCGGTGTCTATAAAACACCCAGATTCAGAGCAATTTATAGATGCAAAAATGGAATCGGGAAAAGTTACTGGAGCGAATGTTTCTGTAAGAATAGATGATGATTTCATGAGAGCTGTGGATGGAAAGACCGAGTACATACAACAGTATCCATTATATAGCCAAAATCCTAAGTACAAAAACACCATTGAAGCACAAGGTTTATGGAAAAAAATAGTTCATAACGCGTGGAAATCTGCTGAACCTGGAATCCTATTTTGGGACACCATTATCCGTGAGTCTGTTCCAGATTGCTATGCCGATTTAGGATATAAAACAGTCTCAACCAATCCATGTGGAGAAATCCCTTTATGTCCTTATGATTCTTGTAGATTGTTGGCGATCAATTTATATTCCTATGTCGATAATCCATTTACAGAAGAGGCTAGTTTTGATTTTGATTTATTTAAAAAGCATATAACTATTGCTCATCGAATGATGGATGATATTATCGATCTTGAATTAGAGAAGATTGATAAAATTATTGAAAAAATTGACTTAGATCCAGAATCAGAAGAAATTAAGACGGTAGAGAAGAATCTCTGGTTGAATATTAGAAAAAAAGCTGAAGAGGGAAGAAGAACCGGAATAGGAATTACGGCTGAAGGGGATATGTTGGCGGCATTAGGATTGCGATATGGTACAGATAAAGCAATTGATTTCTCTGTAAATGTGCATAAAACTCTTGCACTTGCAGCATACGGTTCCTCTGTTGAATTAGCAAAGGAAAGAGGAGCTTTCTCTATATTTGATTTTAGTAGAGAAGTCAAAAATCCATTTATTCAGAGACTTAAAGAATCTGATCCAGAAATGTATTCAGATATGGTGAAGTATGGGAGAAGGAATATTGCCTTATTAACCATAGCTCCAACGGGAACTACGAGTTTAATGACACAAACATCTTCTGGGATTGAGCCCGTATTTCTACCAGTTTATAAAAGAAGAAGAAAAGTAAATCCAAATGACAAAAATGTAGTTGTGGATTTTGTGGACGAAATCGGAGATTCTTGGGAAGAATTTACCGTTTTTCATCACAAATTTAAAGATTGGATGAATATTTCAGGCTACGATACTACAAAGAAATATACCCAAGAAGAATTGGATGAATTAGTAAAAGCTTCACCTTATTATAAAGCAACATCAAATGATGTAGATTATATCAAAAAAGTTGAAATGCAAGGAGCGATTCAAAAGTGGGTAGATCATTCTATATCTGTGACAATCAATATGCCTAATGATGTTACCGAAGAACTTGTAGGAGAGATTTATCTACATGCTTGGAAATCTGGTTGTAAAGGGGTTACGGTGTATCGTGATGGATCAAGATCAGGTGTTTTGATCTCTAATGATGATAAAAAAGAAGAAGAAAAGGGAGTTGATGCAAATGAGTATATCAATTTTCCTACTGTAAGACCGAAAGAATTAGAGGCAGATGTTGTTCGTTTTCAGAATAACAAAGATAAATGGATTGCTTTTATAGGAACGATAGATGGAAGACCGTATGAAATTTTTACAGGACTTGCAGATGATGAAGATGGAATTCATATACCGAGATGGCTTAATGAGGGAACAATCATTAAGAACAAGGATGGAAATAATACTACTCGATACGATTTTCAGTTTATGAATAAAAGAGGTTATAAAACCACAATAGAAGGTTTGTCTCATAAGTTTAACCCTGAGTTTTGGAACTATGCTAAGTTGATTTCTAGTATTCTACGTCATGGAATGCCTATGGATAAATTAATTGATTTGATAGGGTCTCTTCAGTTGGATAGTGAAAATATTAATACTTGGAAAGCGGGTGTTGCAAGAGCTTTAAAACGTTATATACCAGATGGTACAGAAGCGAATGGACAGCAATGTTCTAGTTGTAAATCTACCAAGCTACAATACCAAGAAGGATGTTTAACTTGTTTGGATTGTGGAAGTTCTAAATGCGGTTAATACATTTGATTGTAAAACTAAAAAAAAGCCTCGAATCTAATTCGAGGCTTTTTTTATTTGATCATCGGTGAGTAAAAGATAGTAGATTCCGAGGAATTAAATCGAATTGATTTTCATTTTCTTTTGCAAATACCAAATTCTTAAATAAAGGAACAAGGCAGAAATACTTAAACCAATAAATAATCCGTACCAAACTCCATGAACTCCATAATCCATTGGGAATGCCAAAATATAGCCAATAGGTAATCCTATAACCCAGTAGGCAATCAAAGTAAGAATTGTGGGTATTTTAACATCTTGAAACCCCCTCAAAGCACTTAATCCTACGACTTGAGCACCATCTGAAAGTTGAAATAGTACGGCTACAAAGAGGAGAGAGGTTGCTAAATAAATAATATGCTCTTGTTCTACATAAAGACTGGTTAATTCTCTATCAAAAAGCAAGAAAATGGCTCCCGAAAAAATCATCCATGCTGAAGTGATGATATAGCCAGAAAGGTAACTTTTTGAAATATCAGGTATAGATTTTTGACCCCAAAATTGACTTACACGAATGGTTACGGCAGCACCAAAGCCCGTAGCTATACTCCAGGAAATGGAAGCGATGCTTAAAGCAATTTGATGAGCACCCAATGCAATATCTCCAATCCATCCGCACATGATTCCTGCGCCTGCAAAAGAAGAAACTTCAAAAGCAAATTGCAGTCCAATAGGTAGACCTAATCTAAATAGATTTTTAATCTCTGAGGTCAGGATTTTCACCTTAGAAAATAAAGTTTTGTATAATTGATATTTTTTAGAGAACAAGAAGTATCCAATAATTAAAGCTGCCATCATTATACGAGCAATCAAGGTAGCTAAACCAGCTCCGTAAAGTCCCATGGCATCAAATCCAAAATGCCCATAAATCAATATATAATTCAATCCTATATTGACAATATTTGCCGATAGCGTAATGACCATAGCTGTTTTGGTATCTTCTAATCCTTCAAAAAATTGTTTAAAAGTTAGATAGAGCATAAGGGGTAATACAGAAATGGCTTGTAATTGAAGGTAAGGACTAGCTAAAGCGACAATATGAGCCTCTTGTCCAAGATTATCTAATAAGAAGGACGAACCGAAAACCAAAAGGAAAAGAAGGAAACCTATCGAAATATTGATGACAAAACTATTTTTTAGGATGCTCGTTTTTTCCTCGTGGTGTGTTGTTTTTGGGAAATTTGCTACAATAGGAGTGGTGGCAAATGCAAATCCGATTCCTACTACTAAAAAGAAAATGAAAATTCCATTGGCAACAGAACTGGCGGCAATTTGATCGGCACCAGAATTTCCAATCATAATATTATCTGAAATATTTGTCCCGATTTGCCCTAGCTGTCCTGCAATCATTGGGATGCTGAGCTTAAAAGTTTGGTTGATGTGCTTTTTCCAGTTCACTTTTTAATTTTCAAATGGCTAAAACTCCACAAAACTCACACTTTTTAAAGAGAAATGATTAGTAAAAGGCAAAAAAAAAGAAGCATTCTAGAAATAGAATGCTTCGCCAATCACTAATTAAAATACAAAACGTGTTTTTTCTTTTTTTTCGTTTTGAGGGTTTGAACACTTGCCGCATATTGGAGGATAAACTCCAGTGTATCTTTTGATGCGGTTATTTGCGGTTTTTTTGAAGTTGAATCGATAGAGCATTTTCTCATAAGCTGGTGTTTTTTATTTTTAAACGAGTAGCTTAAAGAATTATTGCATCACTTTTTGAAAATCAATCTACAAAGAGCGAGATATTTTGTTTATCAATAATTTTTCGCAAATTTATTAAGGCATATCGCATTCTTCCTAAAGCAGTGTTTATAGAAATATTTTCTTCTTCGGCGATATCATTAAAGCTCATTTTGCAGAAAATTCTTTTTTCCAAAACGATTTTTTGATTTTCTGGCAATTGTGGTAATATGCTTTTAAGGTCTTCAAATATTTGAGAGCGTACGAGATCATCTTCTTTTGATTCTGTTTGAAGATTAATGATTTCAAAAATATCATATTCATCATTCGATCTTACAAATTTTGCCTTTTTCTGTGCTCTAAAATGATCAATGATCAAATTATGTACAATTCTCATTGCCCATGGGATAAATTTTCCTTCTTCGTTATATTTTCCAGCTTTTAAATTATTGATGATTTTGATAAAAGCATCTTGAAAAATATCATTGGCTATATCATAATCTCTAACTTTTGAGATGATGAATCCGAAAATTTTAGGTTGGTGTTTGTTTAGTAATGTTTGGAAAGCACGCTGGTTTCCATCAAGGAACAATACAATAAGTTCTCTATCGCTTAATTGAGTCATACTACGTTATTTTTTACACTCCTAAATTGAGAGTGAATGATTTAGTGATTTAAGTAAAAAATAAACGTGTTCCGATAGGCAATTAGTTGTTTGTGTTAGGTAATGAAAAACAAATATAGTGAAATATTTGTTTGAATGTAAATATCAAATATTGTGCCGAGAAAGTTAAAATATATTAATTGGACAATATTTTTTTAAGAGAATTACAATTTTTGATCCTTGGGAAGGTTAAAGAGGGGAAAAAGAAAAACGCAAACAGTTTAAAATTAATCTGTTTGCGTTTTTTTGTGGAGCCGGAGGGGTTCGAACCCTCGTCCAAACAAGTCATCTCAATGCTTTCTACATGCTTATTTTGTTATTGATTTTCGATTTAAAACTGGCAACAAACAGCCGATTTTAAACTTAGCTTTTTTAATTTTCGTACCTAAACCAAAGCTTTTTAGATCTTATCCTAATATTATGATAACCCTTGTCCTTAGGTTATTAGACGTACCTAAGAGGGTCATCTAGCCCCTACAGTCTTAGTAGGCGTAGCTTGAAATCTGTCAAACTGATCAGATTAAGCAGCTAGAGCGTAGTTTTCGTTTCCATTTAAAACGATTGATTTATGAGATTTAAGAGCTGTATATCAGCGCTCTGCATGCTTACACTTCAACATATCTTGCTGTCAAAGCCAGTCGGCCCCATTTGTGTAATGTACAAAAGTACATAATTCCATAGCAAATACTGTGCAAAATACAGCTTTACTAGCTTTTTAAAAATTGCTGAAGCCAAGATTTCTTAACTCCTTCACCGTATCCATACCCATATCCGTACCCATAATTTTTGTTCATATCAATATCATTTAGAACAAATGAAACATTATGCAGCTTGTCTGTTTGCATTAGGTTTTTAGGAATTTCAAGAAGTTTTTTGTCTAAGTAATTCGCTCGAACAACATATATATAAGAGTCTGCAAGTTTTTTCATGGTGATTGTGTCTGTCACTAAACCAGAAGGAGCAGCATCAATGATGATATAATCATAAATTTCTTCAACATGTTTGATGAGTTCATCAAATCTTCCATTATTCAGTAGTTCAACTGGGTTTGGAGGTACTGGTCCTGGAAAAATAACATCGAAGTTTGTAATACCATCTACATCTTTTGCAATTAGGTTTTCCATGTCATTATGGTTACCTGATAAATAACTACTGAGCCCTGTTTGAGGGTTTGGGTTGGTAAAATAATCACCTGTTTTTGGTTTTCTTAAATCTGCCGCAATAAGTAATACTTTCTTTTTTGAAAAAGTAAGTATCGTTGAAATATTAGAGGCAAAATAGGTTTTACCTTCACCAGAAGTGGTAGAGGTAATAATAATTTTATTACCTTTTGGTTTTGCTGATGTAAATTTCAAACTTGTAGCGACAATCCTCACAGCTTCTGCCGTAGAACTTTTATCCGAAGGAGATGATATGATTGAGTCAGATTTTGTTTTGTCAAATGGAATGTCTCCTAAATATGAGATATTTCCAAGAACTCTTTCTAAGTCTACTTTACTATGAACTTTATTGTTCAGAAGTTCAAAAATATAGATGATAAGAGTGGTAAGAACAAAGGCTCCAATCAATGCCCCTAAATACACCATAGATTTAATAGGGGAGATAGGCTCTTTTTTTGAGTAGGCTCTATCAATGATGGTTATCTTAGAGTCTGTGGCAGCTAAGGCTAAAGAGGTTTCTTCTTTTTTCTTTAGTAGAAATACATAGAGTGCTTCTATCAGCTCTTGTTGTCTTGCTATACTTCTATATTTTTTCTCAGTTTCTGGTATATTCTTTATTTTAGATTGAAGTTTTTGATCTTGTTTCAATACTTCTGCTAACGATATTTTTAAACTTTTTTCGTAGCTCTTTAAACTTCTTTGAATGTTACTTCTGTATCGGAAGATTTTTTGACTAAGTTCTCTGATTTTTGGGTTTGAAGGTGAAGATCTAGAGAGAATAGCTTCTCTTTCAACCACCAACTTATTAAAGTCTCTTGTGATTTCTTCTAAACCTTTATTGTCTAGACCTAAATTTATAGGAACTAAGCTAAAGGTATCTTTTTCATTTTTAAAGAAATCGGCTAAGTACTGAGCCAATTCTAGTTTAGTTTGTGCTTCTATGATTCTTTTTTGACTTTCTTCAAGAGATTTGCTGAAAAAAGCAACATTCACTTTGATATCAGTAAGGTTGTTCTTTCCTTTAAAACTAGAAACTTGGCTCTCTATGTTTTGAAGGTCTTGCTCAATTCTGTTTATTCTATTATTTAAAAAGTCTAAAGTTTTTATGTTTATTGCTTTTTTATCTTTTATTCTAATTTTATCATACCATTTTACAAGCGTATTTAAGGTCGCTTCTGCAAGTTTTGGAGAATGGTCGGAAATAGAAATGGAGATTATATCATTTTTTTTTGAAGTATTTTTTATCATCAATCTATTTTCAAGTTGAATGATAATATCTTCCGTTGCTTCCACAAAAAGGGAAAATTTATTTCCAATTAATTTATCGGTATTTTCTATTGGCTTAAGAACGATTTTTTTAGATTCCGAAATAGTTATTGTGTCATTCCAGTTAAAAGCTTGTTGACTTCCTCTAGTTTTAAGGAACCCACCATTGTTATCTTCAATGTGTAAATCGATATTTCCTATAGAATAATTGAATTCATCAAAAAGGAAACTAATATGTATAGGTTTAGGAGAAAAAATATCATCGTGAGTGCTCAAGTATTTGACATTGATATTATTCTCTTTAATAACCTTGTCTAACAAAGCTCGAGACTTTAATATTTCAATTTCGTTTTCAATTGATGTTTTATTGCCTCCCATTAGAGAGAATTCGTCTAGACCTTCTAAGAGAGAAAGACCATTACCTTGCTTTGCTTCATTGATAATAAAGCTGGTATTTGCTTGGTATAGCGGCTTTTTGTAGTTGTTGTATAAGTAGGCTCCAATAAGCCCCAAAAGGATAAACAATAAATAAAGCTTCCATTTGCTCGTATAAGTCTGTATGAGCTCTGCGATATTTATTGTTTCTTCTTCATTATTTGTTTCGTACTGGGGAAGCATTGGCTATGGTTTTGGTGGTGTTTTTTTAGAGTCTGAAAAGATCGGTTTTATTGTGCTTATGGTCTTAAAACAGAAATTAAAGCAATTAAAACTGAGGCGATCGAAACACTTAAACTAATTTCGGGTCCAAATTTGGACGAGTTCATTTTAGTTTTATTCGGTTCAATATATACAACATCGTTTTGTTCTAAGAAAAATACGGGACTATTTACGCATTCAGAATTGGTTAAATCAATACGTATAGATTCTTGGTTTCCATCTTGGTCTCTTCTGAGCACCATAATATTTTTTCTTCTAGCATGAATTTTCATTCCGCCTGCCAAAGAAATTGCTTCTAGAATATTGAGTCTATGGTTTTGGATATTAAACATTCCAGGTTTCATCACCTCACCCAAAACAGATATACGATAATTTACAATTCTGATATTGATAATTGGATTTTCCACAAATTTTTCGAGTTGAGCTTTAAGATGTGTAGAGAATTGATCAATGGTTTTTCCGCCCATTTTTAAAGCGCCGAGTACAGGGAATTGAATCATCCCTTGATCATCAATCAAAAAAGGTTGTTGAGCTCTTTGAACATTCATGTTATCATCCTCAATTATTGGCTGTTCTTGCATAACAATCGAAAGATTAAACGGTTCTACAGCCTGATCATCAGTAGAAGATATTTGAATTCTAACTAAATCACCCGGCTTAAAAACCACTTGATGGCTCGTTTTTGCGAATTGAGCTTTTTGCTCAATATCTTGCATTACTGCAATGTTTTCTCTTGAAGCACAACCAGAAATTAGTGCAAAAATTGGTATTAATAAGAAAAATATCCTCATCATCTTTTGAAAATTGAATTTACAAAATTACAATTCTTATTAGAATTATTCTATTTGTTGGGGTTGATTGTATCAAAAAAGATTCCGAAAATGCTTAGTTTTCTGTTTAAAGCGTAAAAAAAAGGTGAATCTATCGTTCAAACGAGTTATTCTAATTAAAATTGTTGAACAAATTAATTTTACAGAACTATGAAAATCTGCTTTCTACAAGTAGGGTCTACTCAAGAGAATTATATTCAAAAAGGAATAGAAGAATATCAAAAAAGATTGAAAAAATATATTCCTTTTGAAATGCTTGTAGTTCCTGAAGCAAAAAACAAGAAGAAGAAAGTTATAGAGCAAAAAAAGGAGGAAGCAAAGAATATAATTAAAGCAATTAAGCCAGGAGATCTCGTGATTTTACTTGATGAAAAAGGAAAACAGTTTTCATCACCTAAATTTGCTCAGTTTTTGCAAAAAAAAATGAATCAATCACCCAAAAGAATTGTTTTTATTCTAGGAGGTGCTTATGGTTTTGATCAAGAAATATATAAT
Encoded proteins:
- a CDS encoding polysaccharide biosynthesis/export family protein; amino-acid sequence: MMRIFFLLIPIFALISGCASRENIAVMQDIEQKAQFAKTSHQVVFKPGDLVRIQISSTDDQAVEPFNLSIVMQEQPIIEDDNMNVQRAQQPFLIDDQGMIQFPVLGALKMGGKTIDQFSTHLKAQLEKFVENPIINIRIVNYRISVLGEVMKPGMFNIQNHRLNILEAISLAGGMKIHARRKNIMVLRRDQDGNQESIRIDLTNSECVNSPVFFLEQNDVVYIEPNKTKMNSSKFGPEISLSVSIASVLIALISVLRP
- a CDS encoding glycosyltransferase 87 family protein, encoding MKYKIIFGLLFIFGLFLLANFKLIWFDEVYFAEITYHLMNGHGLYSQGDFLSTQGAEIVTYGPIYFYLTSFITQIGELSPFWFRLTNYLAFFGVVLVLFNQIRKHHSRKKMLYLIPFALFLGNAGFENAVSGRMEALGLLFSVIAYVLYSKNTKTLLHYILIGLCISCAYLTTPRTAILFIPFFFVILKDLFVHKNWKEVINLGFWFGIPVLAWIFFKFGGFEEYLNYYTKNTNHNTQSASMAGEFLFNGIHLSKNKIVLFSLMFISFLIPKKQTKQEKFLTINFGIISTLFLLIISDHGGHFGLVSTLIIFTIISNAMASKWKIGHLMLPAILFLNLFMFSSKFAYHILNTNRSHKPIQSMVEKHIPEGAVTVADFEFFYALREKKRDMYFFQLGKFAKERVEYFCKNTDPEYVLTSNTDPKLEYFKSHYDIETIAKYPKKQNEHQLFIDQYLRKLGSSYMTSDYSELAIFKLKRK
- a CDS encoding MATE family efflux transporter → MNWKKHINQTFKLSIPMIAGQLGQIGTNISDNIMIGNSGADQIAASSVANGIFIFFLVVGIGFAFATTPIVANFPKTTHHEEKTSILKNSFVINISIGFLLFLLVFGSSFLLDNLGQEAHIVALASPYLQLQAISVLPLMLYLTFKQFFEGLEDTKTAMVITLSANIVNIGLNYILIYGHFGFDAMGLYGAGLATLIARIMMAALIIGYFLFSKKYQLYKTLFSKVKILTSEIKNLFRLGLPIGLQFAFEVSSFAGAGIMCGWIGDIALGAHQIALSIASISWSIATGFGAAVTIRVSQFWGQKSIPDISKSYLSGYIITSAWMIFSGAIFLLFDRELTSLYVEQEHIIYLATSLLFVAVLFQLSDGAQVVGLSALRGFQDVKIPTILTLIAYWVIGLPIGYILAFPMDYGVHGVWYGLFIGLSISALFLYLRIWYLQKKMKINSI
- a CDS encoding sigma-70 family RNA polymerase sigma factor; translated protein: MTQLSDRELIVLFLDGNQRAFQTLLNKHQPKIFGFIISKVRDYDIANDIFQDAFIKIINNLKAGKYNEEGKFIPWAMRIVHNLIIDHFRAQKKAKFVRSNDEYDIFEIINLQTESKEDDLVRSQIFEDLKSILPQLPENQKIVLEKRIFCKMSFNDIAEEENISINTALGRMRYALINLRKIIDKQNISLFVD
- a CDS encoding adenosylcobalamin-dependent ribonucleoside-diphosphate reductase, producing MEQTTTQVEKKTYSQEEAIQASLRYFKGDELAAQVWVNKYALKDSDGNIYEKDPNDMHWRIANEIARIEEKYKNPLTAQEIFNHIKDFKYIVPQGSPMTGIGNNFQIASLSNCFVIGNDSESDSYGGIMKLDQEQVQLMKRRGGVGHDLSHIRPKGSPVKNSALTSTGVVPFMERYSNSTREVAQDGRRGALMLSVSIKHPDSEQFIDAKMESGKVTGANVSVRIDDDFMRAVDGKTEYIQQYPLYSQNPKYKNTIEAQGLWKKIVHNAWKSAEPGILFWDTIIRESVPDCYADLGYKTVSTNPCGEIPLCPYDSCRLLAINLYSYVDNPFTEEASFDFDLFKKHITIAHRMMDDIIDLELEKIDKIIEKIDLDPESEEIKTVEKNLWLNIRKKAEEGRRTGIGITAEGDMLAALGLRYGTDKAIDFSVNVHKTLALAAYGSSVELAKERGAFSIFDFSREVKNPFIQRLKESDPEMYSDMVKYGRRNIALLTIAPTGTTSLMTQTSSGIEPVFLPVYKRRRKVNPNDKNVVVDFVDEIGDSWEEFTVFHHKFKDWMNISGYDTTKKYTQEELDELVKASPYYKATSNDVDYIKKVEMQGAIQKWVDHSISVTINMPNDVTEELVGEIYLHAWKSGCKGVTVYRDGSRSGVLISNDDKKEEEKGVDANEYINFPTVRPKELEADVVRFQNNKDKWIAFIGTIDGRPYEIFTGLADDEDGIHIPRWLNEGTIIKNKDGNNTTRYDFQFMNKRGYKTTIEGLSHKFNPEFWNYAKLISSILRHGMPMDKLIDLIGSLQLDSENINTWKAGVARALKRYIPDGTEANGQQCSSCKSTKLQYQEGCLTCLDCGSSKCG
- the rlmH gene encoding 23S rRNA (pseudouridine(1915)-N(3))-methyltransferase RlmH, which codes for MKICFLQVGSTQENYIQKGIEEYQKRLKKYIPFEMLVVPEAKNKKKKVIEQKKEEAKNIIKAIKPGDLVILLDEKGKQFSSPKFAQFLQKKMNQSPKRIVFILGGAYGFDQEIYNLYKEKVALSELTFTHQMVRLFFVEQIYRAFTILNNQPYHH
- a CDS encoding polysaccharide biosynthesis tyrosine autokinase — its product is MLPQYETNNEEETINIAELIQTYTSKWKLYLLFILLGLIGAYLYNNYKKPLYQANTSFIINEAKQGNGLSLLEGLDEFSLMGGNKTSIENEIEILKSRALLDKVIKENNINVKYLSTHDDIFSPKPIHISFLFDEFNYSIGNIDLHIEDNNGGFLKTRGSQQAFNWNDTITISESKKIVLKPIENTDKLIGNKFSLFVEATEDIIIQLENRLMIKNTSKKNDIISISISDHSPKLAEATLNTLVKWYDKIRIKDKKAINIKTLDFLNNRINRIEQDLQNIESQVSSFKGKNNLTDIKVNVAFFSKSLEESQKRIIEAQTKLELAQYLADFFKNEKDTFSLVPINLGLDNKGLEEITRDFNKLVVEREAILSRSSPSNPKIRELSQKIFRYRSNIQRSLKSYEKSLKISLAEVLKQDQKLQSKIKNIPETEKKYRSIARQQELIEALYVFLLKKKEETSLALAATDSKITIIDRAYSKKEPISPIKSMVYLGALIGAFVLTTLIIYIFELLNNKVHSKVDLERVLGNISYLGDIPFDKTKSDSIISSPSDKSSTAEAVRIVATSLKFTSAKPKGNKIIITSTTSGEGKTYFASNISTILTFSKKKVLLIAADLRKPKTGDYFTNPNPQTGLSSYLSGNHNDMENLIAKDVDGITNFDVIFPGPVPPNPVELLNNGRFDELIKHVEEIYDYIIIDAAPSGLVTDTITMKKLADSYIYVVRANYLDKKLLEIPKNLMQTDKLHNVSFVLNDIDMNKNYGYGYGYGYGEGVKKSWLQQFLKS